The sequence GAGTGACAAAAGATACAATAACATGAGACGAGAATACAAATTAGGTTTTTGCAGATAAGGAAATGTAATATTAGTTAACATCTTGCATAGTATAAACCAGAttaatgttgtgctggaatattgaTCACTAATGATTAATTGTctgaaaattatttttttattgCAGTGTTGACTTCATGTAAAATGTTGGAATGGTGAACATTGTATTGCCTATCTTTGGTAGGATAGTGCAAGTTAATTTTTTTTATATGCACACGTAGGGTCTGGAAAGCATGTTTTTTTTTTGGATACAAGTGGATGAAGTAGCTTAGCACAATTTATGAGCAGCAGCGCTGCCAGGATttcattctgtttttatttttcagcTATAAACCAGTCGTGGACTACATTGATGCGCAGTTTGAGAATTACCTTCAGGAGGAGCTGAAGATCAGGCGCTCACTGCATGATTTTCATGATGCAAGAATTCACGTCTGTCTCTACTTCATTGCTCCCACTGGTCATTGTCTCAAGTCATTGGATTTAGTCACAATGAAAAAGCTGGACAGCAAGGTACCAATGATCAGTTTTGCATAAGTGATGGCTTTCTATTATCATTTTGCAAGATGTGTAATGGTCTTTAATGTACAGTAATGTGTGTAGCTTTTCTTTAAATATTGAAGATTACAAGTTGTATATTGCGATAGAAATGTTATttgacatgatcatatttcacagcATCACCCATCTCCAGGTAACAGATATGTAGGCCAAGGATGGGCACAATGCCTTGTATTATCATGTTGTTTATCGCTTATGTTGCTCAATATGTTATATAACCACTCTGGACTCAATATAATCAGTCTTGCTCCTCCTTGCAAGTCATTGACACTTCACCACCCAGTGTTCATACTGTTTTTGCTTGAATGTCTCCCCACACAAGTTCTAAACTGTGTTTCATTTGAATAATCTCTTAATTCCTGTACATTAATTCTCATACCTAGGAATAGAAAGTAACATTATATGTCGACCTTGTATTCCGGACATCTGTCAGGATTAATGTAGAGAAGTTCACACGTTGGACTGCTCTCGTGAAACAGACCTATATTATTTCCTTTCTCCATGTCTTTTGCTTTCCTCTTTCTCCTATAAAAAGTTTGTATTCATACAATGTTGAATCTTTCTTTAAATTATTTTCAGTGTGGCGTTCATTTTGAAATTCCTTAACTATTGGTTATCCAAAATTCACTCCATCTGAACCCATAGACAAAGTGAGAACTTGGCATGGGAGGGAGGATGATCATTTTCTCGCAGATGCGAGTTCAACTGACTGCTGAGGCAGACCAACTACGTCGATGTCATGTTGCGTTTATGTGAAGTGCTCATAGATCAATTCTAATTGCTGTAATTCATGATCCTGAAGGTCTGAGTTTTGCCCTATAATTACATTGCTTTTTATTTTTAGCACTGTTGTTCAATGTGATGCCTTCACGATTGTGTCATCAGTGCAATGAATCTCTAGGAAATTCTAAACCTAGATTTATTTTGCTTCAAATTGTGACCCTTTTGAGATGTTTCTTTTAACTTCCTTTTTCCACCCGAAAAAAAACATCGACTGATGGCCAGTGCTTCCAAAGACGCCATAACGTTATACCGGCTTTCCGATTAAATTTGTGCTCTTATTTTAAGCAATGGTCGCAATTTACAAACTGCCATTTTATTACAAACAGAACTGTGTTAGAGGTCCGTATTTGTGAATCAAAGAATTGAGGAACAAAATTAACAAACGTCCTAACAGGTTTCTAACTGTTTTTTTTTGGCAATGTGCTAGTAATTGAATCTGTGGACAGGAAGCTCTCTCTCCAAGGGAAGATGGTAAGCCTGTCACTGTCCCTCACTGTGAAATCAGAGTCAGCCGTCGGGTGAGCTGGGAACACACAGCTACCATCTGCTCAATGTAGTAGTCATGGCACAGTGTGTTGTGTGTCGTAAAATCACATTAAGAAGTTGATAATATCAAATTTATATTTTGGAGCTGAGATGAAATCTGTTTTAAAAATTCTCCGCTTAGCAGTTTTGCTTGTGATAAATCATGAATAAGTTGGGAGAATCacaacattgtaaataatacagacTTTGCGGGAAAAAAAGGCTTGATTTCTGAGAGGTCTTTTCTTTTTCCTCATTCCATATTTTGTGTTTTTGCATTGCAGTTTAGTTGTGCAGATGTCTCGCATTTTGATCTGATATTTGCAGCAAGGATGTCCCCATAAAACCATTCACACTTTGACTAATGCATCATTGTGTACCAAAGTGGCTGAACATTTGAGAAATTGTGTGTGAATAGTCAATTTGTGTGGTGGATGCCCCTAGCCGATGCTTTTTTTAATATCACAGGATTGAAAATGCTGCTCTATTCCCACAAATTACATAACAAAGAGATGAATACATCATATTTGCTGATGGTATTAGTCAATCTTGATACTGCTGCTGATTTGTTCCACTTGTTCAAGGATTGTTTTTATCAGGAACGGTCGATGCTGTTAAAAGTAATTATTGCAAATGTTGCAATTATGGCCTCTCCACAAATGGAGCTGTCACCTAATGAGGAGAACTATTGTATTTGATCAAATATTGAACAGTAATGGTTGGTGGAGTCTTTGAAATGCAAATCTGTCCTGCAAAATTATAAAAGGAAAAGAATGCAATCACCTGCAAGTGTGGATTTCTCAAAATTTGTTTAGTTGCAGTTTAATTCTACTGAATAAGGTCATCCATCTGTCTCAACTAGATTTCTCTCTTACAATTTTAGGTGAATATTATCCCCATTGTAGCCAAAGCTGACACAATTTCTAAAAGTGAGTTACACAAATTTAAGATAAAGATAATGAGCGAACTGGTCAGCAATGGTGTGCAGATCTACCAGTTCCCAACAGATGATGATGCAGTGGCTGAGATCAACTCAACAATGAATGTAAGTACTATAACTTCCTGTAGGCTCACCTTATAGTTCCCagcctcccaggtctctctgttcttctgTTGCTAAAAGATAGGAGTTCAGAGGGGATAGGACGGTGCAATGTGCCAAAATACTTTCCTTTCACCTTCTGAGTCTCAAATTTCCTCTTCCTGCTGATTCTAAATGGTTTAAGTAAAATCAATTTGTACTAGTCTCAACATAGTTTCTTGTGCGTGTGAACTCGCAGCATAAAATTTGCGATAGTTCAGTGATAATTTGCAGTGTTCAGCGGTGTGACAATGACAGCTCTTGGAAGTGGAAATGTCACACCTGTGCAATAGGGCCTACTCTTTTCAGAAGATAGCAGTTGTAAAAGGGTGATTTTCATGTAGAGGAGCTAATTCTACACCCAGAGCTGCAGACAGTGTTGCGCAACCAGTTCCTTAAATAGCTCTGCGACATAAATGGAGCATCATAAATTTTAAATCACAATTAACACCTTGCACTCTATTGATCATGACTGAAGTTCTCCTTGCTGTTTTTGCTATCATTATGCTCGACCACATCACCGACTCCTTCCTTCTCAAATTACTTGACCTGAATTCATGCTCTGTTGAGATACTATGGCAAAAGAACAAAGTGCATATTTGTTTGTGTTATACACAGATCTGTCTTTTCTTCCCGCAGGCCCATCTTCCATTTGCAGTTGTTGGCAGTATGGAAgaggtgaaggtgggaaataagctgGTGAAAGCTCGACAGTACCCATGGGGTGTTGTTCAGGGTAGGTGGAGGTTTCGTAAAACTGTTATAAAGACACTTCGTAAGGTGTAGATAATGCAAGTCTGATGTAGCGAACTACATTTGTAAGGGGACTATGATGTTGGTGCAGTTACTATTATCCGAGTTAATTTCCTATGTTTTTATGTGATACAACCTTTTCATCAATGTTCAAAGAAAAAGTTTCTATTACCTTTTTTGTTATGCAATCTGGTCATAAATTTATTGAAGAAAATAAAAAGATTCTTTCTTCAACGATTTCTAAAAAAAATTTTGTCTTTGTGTTGTATGTAATGAGGATGGCTGAAGTGAAAGTGCCTTACTAGTTCAGTAGAAGGTATTTATCTGCTGGGCTATAGAGTGTATTGTACATTGTTATTCTGTCCACTGGGTGTTTAATATGAGTCTGCAAAATATTTCATTAACATCTCCCACTTGGCATGTAAAAAAAAGCACCATTAATGAAAATAGTTACACATGTGCATTAGTTACATTAGGTGTACTTGTTCTTTTGACAGTTGAAAATGAAAATCATTGTGACTTTGTAAAGCTGCGGGAAATGCTGCTCCGCGTTAATATGGAAGACCTCCGAGAGCAGACGCACACACGACACTATGAGTTGTATCGGCGATGCAAACTGGAGGAGATGGGGTTCAAAGACACTGACCCTGACAGCAAACCATTCAGGTTGGAAAATCCAGTTCAATATTTGGCGTAAAATGATTATTAATACAGCCTCTTCTAATCAGGGAAGGTAAATGTATGGTTTGTCGAGGGAGAAATGCATATTTATTAAATGGGAATGAAGGTCAACTGAAATACTGTATAACTACACAATGAGTAACCCTTGCCATGCTGAATAAACAGGAAATCTATACACTAATTATAAGAGTAATTCTCATTGATGCCTCTCTAATGTAAACCGCAGTTAATTTCCATTCCATAAAGTTGGCCAGATTATGGACAGACGGCTTTCTCTTTACCTCGAGTCCAATCTCTGGTCCTTTGGCAGAGTGTCAATCTGTCTCGATTCTGCGAGAGAAGATGATCCAAAGCCACTTTGCTTTTGTCCTGGAATGGAGAGGTTTTTAATTACATGATCCACTCTCTGATCATGTTTATAACCTTGTCCATTGCTGTGCATTCCAAATGTGGTGTTCCTTTATGTGAATATGAAAATAAAATGTTTATTTGCCTATAGCCAAAAACAGCAAGAGACTGTAGATATGTAAAATAATTCTCTAAGCTTTTTTGAAATCTAAATCTAGATTCATGCTGCTGGATGAATTCAATCCTCTTAAAGCTATAGGTGTATGTAAACCTTGAGGTTGTAATCCTTGATGTTGTCATCACTTTGATTCCTGCATAACTGTATAGAATTTCCATTTTATTTAGTAGGGTATGATGTCAGATTTTTGATGCACGAATCCTGTTTACTTAGTTGAGTAAAACTATTCAGATTCTTTCAAAACACTGGCATGATTGTTCTAGTGCAATTCAGTTCTTTGGAGTACAGTACCAGAGGGCATGGTGGTGCTGGAATGTGGTAGGAATGGGTGTAGACATATTGTGACTAGTATTGTGATGCTTTCCACAACAATGAGTAACGGAGGTACCAAATTCCAGACAAATATCAATGAGAATATATAGAACACTGTGGACTAAACTTTGGCATTTGTCCCAAAAAAAGCTTGAATGTGAAATTTGCATGCTTtgttagttttaaaaaaaaaagaatcttGAGACTTATGGTACAATAATTATTGTCTGTCGACTGACATTGAGAAGTGGCAAAAATCATTGATATTCTAACATGTCAATGCTGTGGAGTGATACTGACCGATAGGCGGATGTAATTTTCACCAATCCCGGCCATACCACCCGAGATGGGTGCCAGGTGCTTCCCTGTAGGAAAGGAAAAAGAATCACCATGACTATCTTGTCCACCTCTCGGCAGCTACTTTGAAAGAGATGTAGAAGTAGGTCTTCAGCCCACCTTCTAATGTTGCAGTTTTGTGTGGGGGCCGAGAGGCTGGGAAAAACTAATATTATTTGGACTTCATTGTTATAAAAATATGAAAAACCAAAAAGTAGTTGTTACTGAGAACTTGGTGAATCTTTGACTCTCCTGCCTTGCCTTACGATGCATACTAAGCTTTGTAAATTATTTGCCAGATTGAACCAAGACATGTGACACTGTCTTATTCTTTgtcactgtctctttctcatgtATTCAAAAGGTATTCTATTAGAAATTTGATCGTGCCTGAGATGAGCAGGCAGAACCCGACCTACTACAGAGTGATGCAATGGTTTAACACACCGTCCTTTCTCTTGTGGGATCagtgttcaaatccagcccaggcGTAGGGAATAACTAAAAAGATTCAATGTGGCTGGGGAGCCTTGACAAAGATCTTACTGGGATCACTAAGCCTGTAATTCAGTACAAATTGCAAATTTATTTCATGCAGATCGCAAGAACAAATAAGTTGGTTATTGGAAACATTTACATTGGTTGAATGTGATGGTGTTGTTTTGAGGTTAAGATGCATTGTTGGGGTAAAgtaatgggagctttactctgcctctGCCAGAGTTTGACCTGATCTGTGAGTGCTTGGTGCAGACTCAATGCCAAAAGTGAAAAGTGTTTCACTCCCCATCAATGATGTCCCTCAAAATGACACAAACAAATTTCAGCTGACAAAAGTTCTGAATTAATAGCTTTTCAACTGATCTGTTTGACATTTATGGAAACTGGTATTCGGCAGTTGATCTATAATTCTAAACATATTGCTCTGGGTTCAGCCTGCAGGAGACCTATGAAGCCAAGAGGAATGAATTCATGAGTGAACTGCAAAAGAAGGAGGAGGAGATGAGGCAGATGTTTGTCATGAGAGTTAAAGAGACTGAGACAGACCTGAAAGAAAAGGAAAAAGAGGTTAGCCCTTTTTCCTAGAAACTGGAAATGAGTTGGATTCTATTAAGTGTCTTGCTGAAATTGTAAATTCTATATTCGTTCGCTTCCTGTTGATATTCCACACGCAGCATATATCAGTAAGAAAAGAAGGTTATTTGGCCTTGCGTTTATACTCCGGCATGCTACTTGTATTGTAATCTCAGGCCTGATGTTAGATGTACTGAATCTTTTGGAATTAAAGGTTCAATTTGCCAAGTGAATGGGTGAtttcaacaccctgttctgccacttaaaaaaaaaaaagtgggaaaacttttttttaaagtaaactTTATACCTTTGTGTGTATTGACAAATTACACATGCCTACTGATTGTGGGGTTTTCATAGAAATGTTAACACATCTGCCAATTTCTCTATAGCTGGGAAAGAACATGTTGAAAATAGCATCTGGAATTCAAATTTAGACTGAGTTTTTGCACTGCCCATGTATGAATAGAAAATAGTGAAGTGAAATTTTGCCTTGTGTTAATTGAAGCAACAGCCAATACAGCCCATGAGACATGAAGGGCAAGTGTTGCTATAATGACAAATCTTATGTTTCCTAAAAGAAATAAATGACCTCTACGGGATATTGTATTTTCGCATGTGTTACTTCTCTGGCTTTGTGTTACAGCTTCATGATCAGTTTGATCTACTGAAGAAAACCCACCAGGAAGAGAAGAAAAAGCTAGAGGAGAAGCGAAGGGAACTGGAAGAAGAGATGAATGCGTTTAACCGGCGGAGAATGGCAGCACAGACAATGGGGCAATCTTTCCAGGCTACAGGACAGCAGCCGGTCAAGAAAGACAAAGATAGAAAAAAGTAAGCAGGTTTAACTCGGTCTCTACAGCTAACTGCACAAAATGTGCATTTTCTTTAAAATATCTGCTAAGTGGGGCTGCAGTCATTGATTGCTGAGGCTTGTTCCTCCCTGTCCTATACTTGAGTTATAACTAATCCTACTCTGTGACTTGTATGTCGAATATTACACTGATAAGCTCTCATGCATCTGTCATCTAACCGGAGTATATATTCTGTTTATCAAATCTGAGTAAGCTAACGGCCTCACATCCCAGTCAGTCTCTGAACTTTTGCGATTTCCTGTATCAAGTCACTTTACAAGCCAGAAGCGGTTGGGACTCCAGCAGACCTGTTTGTATTATATAAACTTGAAGCTCTGTATTCCTTCATGGAGACATATGAGCTTAGATATGGTAGCATGAAAGTGCAGGTGGTGTGGAAGTGACTAACCACAAAATTGTGCTTGGTCCTCGGAGTAATGGACTGCATGCAGCTATAATTAGGTTATGTAACAAGTTGTTCCAGTAAATCAGTCCAAGTTGCCTTCTGCCTGGAACATTAAAAGAAAGCCCATTGAGCCCATCCCTTCCTCAGAACATATACAATTTGCCCTATTGAAGACTGTCcgttcccccccacacacccacacacccacacacacgcactgcATATCCTCAAACAAAAATTCAGAATATGTATCTAACTTTACAACTTGTGTTATGTGCCTGTGACCATTTGCTCTCCATGGCGTAGAATGTCTATGGACCTATTGGTTCAGGAGGTATAAACTGCCATAGAATTTACAGCCCACTAGGTTATTCACAGATATGTTTACAATATTTTGTGTAGTTTCAGGTTTGTTTTTCTGGGTTTTTTATATATAATTACATTTGTAATATTTCTACTGCACAGACCAAGTAGACAGCACTCCAATAAGAAGACTGGAAAATTAATTAACATCTGTCAACATTTTATTGCAGGTCAAAATATCTACTGGTGCTATAGTACTCTGCGTAAAGTAGGAAAGGAATATGCATCCAGGACTTGGCTGATACAAAATTAATCACACTTGTCAGAAATTGCTGCAGTGCTATTGATTTATGCTGTAGGCATAAACTACTCATCCCCAACATGTTTATATTTGTTTATTTCTAAATATATCATGGTTTCTTTATTTTGCTGATATTTCTATGTAAGTCAACACTAGAAGCATTGCTTTGAGCTTGACTATTCAGGAAGAACTGAACTCCACAATGGGAATGTATCAATAAATGTGGCTTGCCTTGTAGCCACTGAATTTGTGTAGCCTTACAATGAAATCTACATTCCCTTTTGAGATATAATCAGTTGCAAGAATGCAAGTAACTTGAATCTATTTTCACTAATATGGCTTGGAGTCACAGCACGTTAGGTGATGGTGTTTGTCCTGTAGTGTTGTACTGTGAATTTTTATTATGAACTTCTGTTGGAAGAAAGAGAAGCATGTACCCTGAAGGGAGGGCAGTTTGACCCATAGCTCTGTTGTAGAATTCCTAGCAGCTGTTTTTAAGTGTAATATTGTCAGTGGTCTGCAAGTTGCCGAGACACCCATATTGGTAATAAAAGTATATGTGGTGAAGAGAGTGGCTGAAGAAGACACAGATGCAGTCACATATAAAGAGCAGGCACTACTCTGGCATTTGGAGTTTGAGGAAAATTTGAGGTTACACAGCTGCTGCCTTCTAAATGGTTTTGTCTCCAAGAGAAAATAGCTTTAAAAATGAGAGCTTGCTGCCCAGTAACCAATGACATCACATCATATTGGAGGGGGAGAAAAGAAGGttcattttt is a genomic window of Pristiophorus japonicus isolate sPriJap1 chromosome 4, sPriJap1.hap1, whole genome shotgun sequence containing:
- the LOC139262883 gene encoding septin-8-A-like, whose amino-acid sequence is MEATETERRPAAEKRNLSLGGHVGFDSLPDQLVSKSVSQGFCFNILCVGETGIGKSTLMNTLFNTMFESDEATHYEPGVRLKPQCYSLKETNVDLKLTVVDTVGFGDQVNKEESYKPVVDYIDAQFENYLQEELKIRRSLHDFHDARIHVCLYFIAPTGHCLKSLDLVTMKKLDSKVNIIPIVAKADTISKSELHKFKIKIMSELVSNGVQIYQFPTDDDAVAEINSTMNAHLPFAVVGSMEEVKVGNKLVKARQYPWGVVQVENENHCDFVKLREMLLRVNMEDLREQTHTRHYELYRRCKLEEMGFKDTDPDSKPFSLQETYEAKRNEFMSELQKKEEEMRQMFVMRVKETETDLKEKEKELHDQFDLLKKTHQEEKKKLEEKRRELEEEMNAFNRRRMAAQTMGQSFQATGQQPVKKDKDRKN